A genomic stretch from Vibrio algarum includes:
- a CDS encoding LysR substrate-binding domain-containing protein — protein MNVSLKQLNVFVAITQHRTLSSASKSLFLTKAAVSLSLGELEKQLGHTLFDRVNNRLVINQQGRLLLPLADEIINRANNINQLFSSENELIGDLHIGASNTIGNQVAPYLLSQFREATGHLNQTLIIANTEKIGQKLVDFELDVGLIEGELKETRLNTTPWFSDNMVIIASPKHPLATRQNLTLNELERSAWLLREPGSGTREYFTKHLAAHLINWEESFELNTTEAIINATSANLGLACLSQLSVQSALKDGRVVCLDFPLTTKRDYWLIIHNEKYQSPLVKKFVEFCLEYQAI, from the coding sequence ATGAACGTATCATTAAAACAATTAAATGTGTTTGTTGCGATAACTCAGCACAGAACCCTTTCTTCTGCCTCGAAGTCACTTTTTTTAACTAAAGCCGCTGTCAGCCTATCGCTAGGTGAGTTAGAAAAACAACTCGGCCATACTCTTTTTGATAGAGTCAATAATCGTTTAGTTATCAATCAACAAGGTAGGTTATTGCTCCCGTTAGCGGATGAAATCATCAATCGAGCCAATAACATAAATCAACTATTCTCCTCTGAAAATGAACTCATCGGTGACCTACACATTGGTGCTAGCAACACTATTGGAAACCAAGTTGCACCTTACTTATTGAGTCAATTCCGAGAAGCAACCGGTCATTTAAATCAGACCTTAATCATTGCCAATACCGAAAAAATTGGCCAGAAGCTTGTAGATTTTGAATTAGATGTTGGATTGATAGAAGGAGAGCTAAAAGAGACTAGGCTCAACACTACACCTTGGTTTTCAGACAACATGGTCATTATTGCCTCTCCAAAACACCCATTAGCAACGCGGCAGAATCTAACGCTAAACGAATTGGAAAGGAGCGCATGGTTGCTCCGAGAACCCGGCTCAGGAACAAGAGAATATTTTACAAAGCACTTAGCGGCTCATTTAATCAATTGGGAAGAATCGTTTGAATTAAACACAACCGAAGCCATCATAAACGCAACGTCTGCAAATTTGGGGTTAGCATGCCTTTCTCAACTTTCTGTGCAATCAGCACTAAAAGATGGTCGAGTCGTCTGTTTAGATTTTCCTCTCACTACCAAGCGTGATTACTGGCTTATCATTCATAACGAAAAATACCAAAGTCCATTGGTAAAAAAATTCGTAGAGTTTTGTCTAGAATATCAAGCCATTTAA
- the recC gene encoding exodeoxyribonuclease V subunit gamma codes for MFTVYHSNQIDVLKSLLAELIRANPLENPFDKEQILVQSPGMSQWLKIELAKELGVAANIDFPLPATFIWNMFVQVLDEVPNKSAFNKESMTWKIMQVLPGLLKSPDFIQLRSYLIDDADQSKLYQLSEKIADIFDGYLVYRPEWIAMWEQDKDVAELEGEQPWQKVLWQALYDHTVALNQSPYHRANLYEHFIDTLDHYTGQLDSMPKRLFVFGISSIPPRYMDALAALGQHMDVHLMFTNPSRYYWGEVRDRKYLAKLAMKNRQHIAWKENRESDKLYELDGESAQFKQPIEYDPLESLHTEVVGNSLLASMGKLGRDNMYLLSQLSSNEIEAFVEVKRDNLLHQIQADMLNLEERQDDQNLLSSHHKKQIDKHDSSVSLHACHSPMREVEVLHDRLLEMFEDNPELKPRNIIVMVADINAYSAAIQAVFGNAPGKRYIPFSISDRSASQESPILNAFTRLLTLPDSRCGASEILELLETPEILSRFSLSDKEFEKGKRWVEETGIRWGLDNTTGAEFNLPETNQNTWLFGIQRMLLGYAMHDSIDVYHTSNQSFAPYNEVQGMDAEIAGKFAHFIDCITSYRRELTLTQSVDEWQELLYRLIDDFFLVDLEGEIALKSIRDALQQLSAQLTDAAYSHNLSPAIVVEYLQSKLSTSRVSQRFLAGQVNFCTLMPMRSIPFDVVCLLGMNDGVYPRAMPQDGLDLMNRRARAGDRSRRDDDRYLFLEALLSAQSKLYISYVGRSIQDNSERSPSILVSELLDYCGQNFCLVDDQDVNSDDSARALINKLSSHYPMAPFSQKAFGYEYRSYASEWLPSVKREGLKAEPFIQPLPDYREITDQPEQLPLVELQRFWRLPVKYFFNRRLKVFFEDFGSVTEDDEPFLLNNLQSFHLRDELLHSLLAAKLSHQDEQAVYQNFVQQQRAKGGLPVGAFGELELSVNKEKINTLVDELQFLCQKPLGDIEIDLQITLADWKEPINLSGWLAGNYQSGLVRYRSGRIRSQDLLLAWIDHLCLAVVGESNKTHLVGFNDKAGLEHKVILPIEKEQAQLWLVELVQYYFKGLNQPLTYFPKTALVGMERLALGKEDGDVKMANTFNDGYQFSGEGSNRYIHRVWPEWNEDLSQQTSLVARDVLLALLRQTKDSDNIEI; via the coding sequence TTGTTTACCGTTTATCACTCTAATCAAATCGATGTTCTTAAGTCTCTCCTTGCCGAGTTAATACGAGCAAATCCATTGGAAAATCCGTTCGATAAAGAGCAGATTTTAGTGCAGAGCCCTGGTATGTCTCAGTGGCTTAAGATTGAATTGGCTAAAGAACTAGGTGTGGCGGCAAATATAGATTTCCCTTTGCCAGCAACATTTATTTGGAACATGTTTGTACAAGTATTAGATGAAGTTCCGAACAAGAGTGCATTTAATAAAGAGTCGATGACTTGGAAGATAATGCAGGTATTGCCGGGGCTGTTAAAATCTCCGGATTTTATTCAACTAAGAAGTTACCTTATTGATGATGCCGACCAATCTAAGCTTTATCAGTTGTCAGAAAAAATTGCAGATATCTTCGATGGCTATTTAGTATACCGGCCAGAATGGATAGCAATGTGGGAACAAGACAAAGATGTTGCTGAACTGGAAGGTGAGCAACCGTGGCAGAAAGTGTTGTGGCAAGCGCTTTATGATCACACTGTGGCACTGAACCAGTCGCCCTATCATAGAGCTAACCTTTATGAACACTTTATCGATACATTAGATCATTATACGGGTCAACTAGACTCCATGCCTAAGCGCTTATTTGTATTTGGTATTTCTTCTATTCCACCACGCTACATGGATGCGTTAGCCGCACTTGGTCAGCATATGGATGTGCATCTGATGTTCACTAATCCTAGCCGTTATTATTGGGGAGAAGTAAGAGACAGAAAATACCTTGCTAAGCTCGCGATGAAAAATCGCCAACATATTGCCTGGAAAGAAAATCGAGAATCAGACAAACTCTATGAGCTTGATGGGGAATCAGCGCAATTTAAGCAACCGATAGAATATGACCCACTCGAGTCACTGCATACTGAGGTTGTTGGTAATAGCTTATTAGCATCAATGGGTAAACTAGGACGTGACAATATGTACTTACTGTCACAACTTTCTTCAAATGAAATAGAAGCGTTTGTTGAAGTAAAAAGAGATAATTTATTGCATCAGATTCAAGCGGATATGCTGAACCTTGAAGAAAGACAGGATGATCAAAATCTCTTGTCTAGTCACCATAAAAAACAGATAGATAAACACGATAGCTCAGTAAGTCTGCACGCTTGCCATAGCCCAATGCGGGAAGTTGAGGTTCTGCATGATCGGTTACTCGAAATGTTTGAAGATAACCCAGAACTCAAGCCGCGTAATATTATTGTTATGGTTGCTGATATCAACGCATACAGCGCCGCAATTCAAGCCGTTTTCGGTAATGCACCGGGTAAGCGTTATATTCCATTTTCTATTTCTGATAGAAGTGCGTCTCAAGAGAGCCCTATCTTAAATGCCTTTACTCGTTTGTTAACACTACCAGATAGCCGTTGTGGTGCGTCTGAGATACTCGAGTTACTTGAAACACCAGAGATCCTGAGCCGGTTTTCTTTAAGTGATAAGGAATTTGAGAAGGGTAAGCGATGGGTTGAAGAAACCGGCATTCGATGGGGACTTGATAACACTACCGGAGCGGAATTTAACCTGCCAGAAACCAATCAAAATACGTGGTTATTTGGTATTCAGCGTATGCTATTGGGGTACGCGATGCATGACAGCATCGATGTCTATCACACGTCTAATCAATCTTTTGCACCGTACAATGAAGTTCAAGGTATGGATGCAGAAATAGCAGGGAAATTCGCTCACTTTATTGACTGTATTACCTCTTATCGTCGAGAGCTAACCTTGACTCAATCTGTTGATGAGTGGCAAGAGTTACTCTATCGTCTGATTGATGATTTTTTTCTGGTCGATCTAGAAGGTGAAATCGCACTCAAATCTATTCGTGACGCGTTGCAGCAATTATCAGCCCAATTAACCGATGCAGCTTATTCTCACAATCTTTCCCCAGCCATCGTAGTGGAATACTTACAATCCAAATTATCGACCTCAAGGGTGAGTCAACGTTTTCTTGCTGGTCAAGTTAATTTCTGCACACTAATGCCCATGCGTTCAATACCATTTGACGTGGTTTGCCTTCTTGGTATGAATGATGGTGTTTATCCTAGAGCGATGCCTCAAGACGGTTTAGATTTGATGAATAGACGAGCTAGAGCAGGAGACCGTTCTAGACGTGACGATGATAGATACCTATTTTTGGAGGCACTACTTTCTGCTCAAAGTAAACTTTATATCAGTTATGTTGGTCGTTCTATTCAAGATAATAGCGAGCGTTCCCCCTCTATACTCGTCTCTGAATTACTGGATTATTGCGGTCAAAACTTTTGTTTAGTTGATGACCAAGACGTGAACAGTGATGACTCTGCTCGTGCATTGATTAACAAATTGTCATCGCATTACCCAATGGCTCCTTTTAGTCAAAAAGCGTTTGGCTATGAATACAGAAGTTATGCGAGTGAATGGTTACCTTCCGTTAAAAGAGAGGGGCTTAAGGCTGAGCCATTTATCCAACCCTTACCAGATTACCGAGAAATAACCGATCAGCCAGAACAACTTCCTTTAGTGGAGTTGCAGCGATTTTGGCGGTTACCGGTTAAATATTTTTTTAATCGCAGACTTAAGGTGTTTTTTGAAGATTTTGGTTCTGTCACCGAGGATGATGAGCCATTTTTGCTCAATAACTTACAAAGCTTCCATTTAAGAGACGAGCTATTGCATTCACTTTTAGCGGCGAAGCTAAGTCATCAGGATGAGCAAGCGGTTTACCAAAATTTTGTCCAACAGCAACGGGCTAAAGGTGGGTTACCAGTGGGGGCTTTTGGGGAATTAGAACTCAGTGTAAATAAAGAAAAAATCAATACCTTAGTGGACGAACTACAGTTTCTTTGCCAAAAGCCGTTAGGCGATATAGAAATAGATCTACAAATTACATTAGCCGATTGGAAAGAGCCTATTAACCTTAGTGGTTGGTTAGCTGGGAACTATCAATCAGGGTTAGTTCGCTACCGCAGCGGTAGAATCCGCAGTCAAGATCTACTACTTGCTTGGATAGACCATCTCTGTTTGGCTGTCGTTGGAGAGAGTAATAAGACTCATCTTGTGGGTTTCAACGATAAAGCAGGGCTAGAGCATAAAGTGATTCTTCCGATTGAGAAAGAACAGGCACAATTATGGTTGGTTGAACTGGTTCAATATTATTTTAAGGGGTTAAATCAACCACTCACCTATTTCCCTAAAACCGCTTTGGTCGGTATGGAAAGGTTAGCCCTAGGAAAAGAAGACGGCGACGTTAAAATGGCCAATACATTTAATGATGGATATCAGTTTAGTGGTGAGGGAAGTAACCGCTATATTCATCGAGTATGGCCTGAGTGGAATGAGGACTTGTCCCAACAAACGTCATTGGTCGCCAGAGATGTACTATTGGCCTTGTTAAGGCAGACAAAAGATAGTGACAATATTGAAATATAG
- the recD gene encoding exodeoxyribonuclease V subunit alpha, with amino-acid sequence MLSDLMALSAKNGVRQLDAQFARFIHSIETQHADEVAFIAGVLSSELSKGHICIRITELDFVEMLGLYGQSADVLLKKVVGVDWDAVLSSASCVGDDQNNQTQPLIYDGQRLYLQRYWYYEKFLADKLNSLAEPIQFTDEECDVLANRLSELFPDTDLSLDEPNWQKVAVAVALSSRLSVISGGPGTGKTTTVVKLLSALIEQGLQKGAVPKIKLVAPTGKAAARLTESIGSAVKTLSVNSETKLLIPNNASTIHRMLGAVPNRAEFRHNRDNQLHLDLLVVDEASMVDLPLMAKLLEALPKHARLVLLGDKDQLASVEAGAVLGDICSFLDYGYSDKQSKLLSRLTGFSSNSLSLHKQNSETVRLSDSLCMLRKSYRFDESSGIGVLAKAINSSDVASVRKILSHGYPDLIFDSLSTESYQNMIGFLVSEYTDYLNCVHNASGMDVSLVESHALKALSLFSNCRLLCAIREGDFGLSGLNQQIEKALSQSGLIQKGDDLWYVGRPVMITRNDHSLGLFNGDIGIAMLVSEKDDNGEAQVYIKVYFELPDGSVKAVLPSRIPEHDTAYAMTIHKSQGSEFPTTVMILPSAYSPILTKEIIYTGVTRARNKLVIVADNTVLLKGVKKKTKRLSGLQYRLKVS; translated from the coding sequence ATGTTAAGTGATTTGATGGCCTTAAGCGCTAAAAACGGTGTACGGCAGTTGGATGCTCAATTTGCTCGCTTTATACATTCAATAGAAACACAACATGCAGATGAAGTCGCTTTTATTGCTGGTGTACTCAGTAGCGAGTTATCAAAAGGGCATATATGTATCAGAATCACGGAATTGGATTTTGTCGAAATGCTAGGCCTTTACGGACAATCTGCAGACGTACTATTGAAAAAAGTAGTTGGGGTAGATTGGGATGCAGTTTTAAGCAGTGCTTCTTGTGTAGGTGATGATCAAAACAATCAAACTCAGCCACTTATTTATGATGGCCAGAGGTTGTATTTGCAGAGGTATTGGTATTATGAAAAGTTTCTCGCGGATAAGTTGAATTCGCTAGCGGAGCCAATACAGTTCACTGATGAGGAGTGTGATGTTTTGGCTAATCGACTCTCCGAACTTTTCCCCGATACGGATTTATCTCTCGATGAGCCAAACTGGCAAAAAGTAGCTGTAGCTGTCGCATTATCTAGCCGGTTATCAGTCATTTCCGGTGGACCAGGAACAGGGAAGACGACTACGGTAGTTAAATTACTGTCAGCATTGATAGAACAAGGGCTCCAAAAAGGAGCTGTACCGAAGATAAAACTTGTTGCACCAACGGGCAAAGCGGCTGCACGGCTGACAGAATCCATAGGTAGCGCTGTGAAAACCTTGTCAGTTAACAGTGAAACAAAACTGTTGATACCTAATAATGCTAGCACCATCCACCGAATGTTAGGGGCCGTGCCAAACCGAGCTGAGTTTCGCCACAATAGAGATAATCAATTGCATCTCGATCTATTGGTTGTGGATGAAGCTTCGATGGTTGACCTTCCGTTAATGGCTAAATTGCTAGAAGCGCTACCAAAACATGCTCGATTAGTATTACTTGGTGATAAAGATCAATTGGCTTCTGTCGAGGCAGGAGCGGTCCTTGGCGATATTTGCTCTTTCTTGGACTACGGTTATAGTGACAAGCAAAGCAAGTTACTTTCTCGGCTAACCGGATTCAGTTCAAATTCACTATCTTTACATAAACAAAACTCAGAGACGGTTCGCTTATCTGATAGTTTATGTATGCTCAGAAAAAGTTATCGGTTTGATGAAAGTTCAGGTATCGGTGTTTTAGCTAAAGCAATCAATTCAAGTGATGTTGCCAGCGTTCGAAAGATATTATCCCACGGTTATCCAGATCTAATATTTGATTCATTAAGTACAGAGAGTTACCAAAATATGATTGGCTTTCTTGTTAGTGAATATACCGATTATCTAAATTGCGTCCACAATGCTTCGGGTATGGATGTTTCCTTGGTTGAGTCACATGCATTGAAGGCGCTATCTCTATTTTCAAACTGCAGATTGCTGTGTGCTATTCGAGAAGGTGATTTTGGATTGTCAGGCTTAAATCAACAGATTGAGAAAGCCTTAAGCCAATCGGGACTTATTCAAAAGGGGGATGATCTTTGGTACGTTGGACGTCCAGTGATGATTACCCGAAATGATCACTCTCTAGGGTTGTTTAACGGTGATATTGGTATCGCTATGCTGGTTTCAGAAAAAGATGATAATGGAGAGGCTCAGGTCTACATTAAGGTCTACTTTGAATTACCTGATGGCAGTGTAAAAGCCGTTCTTCCGAGTAGAATTCCAGAACATGATACTGCATATGCGATGACAATCCATAAGTCGCAAGGGAGCGAATTTCCAACCACTGTAATGATATTGCCTAGTGCATATTCACCGATATTAACGAAAGAGATTATTTACACAGGTGTCACACGGGCGAGGAATAAATTAGTGATAGTGGCCGATAATACAGTGTTACTAAAGGGCGTGAAGAAAAAAACAAAACGGTTAAGCGGACTTCAATACAGATTAAAGGTTTCTTAG
- the argA gene encoding amino-acid N-acetyltransferase has product MKIRNTALVKGFRQSTPYVNAHRGKTMVIMLGGEAVDAPNFTNIISDIALLHSLGVKIVLVHGARPQINRILNLQNNTSPYHKGVRVTDSSTLNLVMQASGQLQLAITARLSMSLNNTPMAGTQLNVVSGNFIIAQPLGVDDGVDYNHSGKVRRVDTEAINQVLEQGSIVLVGPVASSVTGECFNLLSEEVATQVAIRLKADKLIGFCSEQGILDGNGNVIPELFPNNAESILHKLESDNDLTTDDSSGTLRFLRGSISACRAGVRRSHLISYHVDGALIQELFSLDGIGTQVVMASAEQVRRANIDDIGGILSLIRPLEEQGILVRRSREQLEQEIHQFTLIEKDGLVIGCAALYPYIEEKMAEMACVAIHPDYRDGNRGLDLLKQMKQHSRRIGIEKIFVLTTHSLHWFREQGFQEVEVSELPMGKQDLYNFQRKSKILLLDIY; this is encoded by the coding sequence ATGAAGATTCGCAACACGGCATTAGTTAAAGGATTTAGACAATCAACCCCATATGTGAATGCCCACAGAGGGAAGACAATGGTAATAATGCTCGGTGGAGAAGCGGTTGATGCACCAAACTTCACGAATATTATCAGTGATATTGCGCTACTTCATAGCCTAGGGGTCAAAATAGTTCTCGTACATGGAGCAAGACCCCAGATAAATAGAATTTTAAACCTGCAAAATAACACTTCGCCCTATCACAAAGGGGTGAGAGTGACAGACTCCTCAACACTAAACCTTGTTATGCAAGCCTCCGGACAGTTGCAACTTGCAATAACAGCCAGACTTTCTATGAGCTTAAATAACACCCCAATGGCTGGTACACAGTTAAACGTCGTCAGTGGCAACTTCATTATAGCTCAGCCTCTAGGCGTCGATGATGGCGTCGATTACAACCATAGTGGTAAAGTGCGTCGAGTAGACACCGAGGCAATAAATCAAGTTCTCGAACAAGGTTCTATCGTTTTAGTTGGCCCGGTCGCCAGTTCAGTAACGGGAGAATGTTTTAATTTACTTTCTGAAGAGGTCGCGACTCAAGTCGCTATAAGGCTAAAAGCAGATAAGCTCATCGGCTTTTGCTCAGAACAAGGTATCTTGGACGGCAATGGCAACGTCATTCCAGAACTATTCCCAAACAATGCAGAAAGTATTTTGCATAAATTGGAGTCTGACAATGATTTAACAACGGATGACAGCTCAGGCACCCTTCGTTTCCTTAGAGGCTCAATTTCAGCATGTCGAGCTGGAGTGAGAAGAAGCCATTTAATTAGTTACCATGTGGATGGAGCTCTCATTCAAGAGCTTTTTTCACTTGATGGTATCGGTACACAGGTGGTAATGGCCAGTGCAGAACAGGTTAGAAGAGCTAACATCGATGATATTGGTGGTATTCTTTCACTAATTAGACCTCTAGAAGAACAAGGTATCCTTGTACGTCGTTCTAGAGAACAACTAGAACAAGAAATACATCAATTTACTTTAATTGAAAAAGATGGATTGGTTATCGGTTGTGCTGCTCTATACCCTTATATAGAAGAGAAAATGGCTGAAATGGCTTGCGTGGCAATACACCCAGATTACAGAGACGGTAATCGAGGGCTTGATCTACTCAAACAAATGAAACAGCACTCACGCCGTATTGGTATCGAAAAGATTTTTGTTCTTACTACTCATAGCCTGCATTGGTTTAGAGAACAAGGTTTTCAGGAAGTAGAAGTATCGGAACTGCCAATGGGTAAACAAGACCTTTATAACTTTCAGAGAAAGTCTAAAATATTATTATTAGATATTTATTGA
- a CDS encoding DUF2850 domain-containing protein codes for MAISDNNRLVKKQLRVKRAIIVVVSLLLIFIIGLSSVLVARYLDDSRLEGLIYGVWEEQNVPSFAQDRFEVREEAVYIEERIVDTRYTFDGSTLTYEFEGKIFEYIVLDEHVTELQRVAPTHYESVFHVRGKIKQIEEEFSDQ; via the coding sequence ATGGCAATTTCAGACAACAATAGATTGGTTAAAAAACAGCTTAGAGTCAAGCGAGCTATCATTGTTGTCGTTTCTCTTTTATTGATTTTTATCATTGGCTTATCCAGTGTTTTAGTCGCTCGTTATCTCGATGATTCCCGTTTGGAAGGTCTTATTTATGGCGTGTGGGAAGAACAGAATGTCCCTTCATTTGCTCAAGATAGGTTCGAAGTACGCGAAGAAGCGGTTTATATTGAAGAACGCATTGTAGATACCCGTTATACCTTTGATGGTTCAACACTTACTTATGAATTTGAAGGTAAGATTTTTGAATATATAGTATTAGATGAACATGTGACTGAACTTCAGAGAGTTGCCCCAACGCATTACGAATCGGTTTTTCATGTACGTGGAAAAATCAAACAAATAGAAGAAGAATTTTCAGATCAATAA
- the tcdA gene encoding tRNA cyclic N6-threonylcarbamoyladenosine(37) synthase TcdA: protein MRDLNTPSSDQYDQRFGGTRRLYGNQEVEILRAAHVCVVGIGGVGSWAVEALARTGVGELTLIDMDDVCVTNINRQIHAVSATVGQSKIEVMEQRVRSINPDCKVNLIDDFITVDNVAQHISKEYDYVLDAIDSVKPKTALLAYCKSNKIKVITTGGAGGQTDPTQIQVADLARTIQDPLAKKIKDNLRRFYNYSKNPQRKFGIDCVFSTEQLKYPQADGSVCSTKATALGSKRMDCATGFGAATVVTATFGFVAVAKIVEKLVAKHIN, encoded by the coding sequence ATGCGCGATCTTAATACGCCTTCTTCTGACCAATATGACCAACGATTTGGTGGTACACGCCGTTTATACGGAAACCAAGAAGTAGAGATTTTAAGGGCTGCACATGTATGCGTTGTAGGGATCGGTGGTGTAGGCTCTTGGGCAGTAGAAGCATTAGCAAGAACTGGAGTAGGTGAGCTAACGTTGATTGATATGGACGACGTTTGCGTTACAAATATTAATCGACAGATTCATGCAGTTTCTGCAACAGTAGGACAAAGTAAAATAGAAGTGATGGAACAGCGAGTGCGGTCGATTAACCCCGATTGCAAAGTTAACCTTATCGATGATTTTATCACTGTCGACAATGTAGCCCAGCATATATCGAAAGAATACGATTATGTTCTTGATGCAATAGATAGTGTAAAACCTAAAACCGCACTACTTGCATACTGTAAAAGTAATAAAATTAAAGTTATTACAACCGGGGGTGCTGGCGGTCAGACAGATCCCACTCAAATTCAGGTCGCCGACTTAGCAAGAACAATTCAAGATCCTCTGGCTAAGAAAATTAAAGATAATCTACGTCGATTTTATAATTACAGTAAAAATCCTCAGCGAAAGTTTGGAATTGACTGCGTATTTTCTACTGAGCAATTAAAGTACCCTCAAGCCGATGGGAGCGTATGTTCAACTAAGGCGACAGCACTAGGATCAAAACGAATGGATTGTGCTACTGGTTTTGGGGCGGCAACGGTTGTCACTGCGACATTTGGTTTTGTTGCGGTTGCTAAAATAGTTGAGAAGCTCGTTGCGAAGCATATAAACTAA
- a CDS encoding SufE family protein has product MSFVTTPFTKEITTFDVIATMQNFKGWEEKYRQVIQWGKLLPKMPEEFKTAQVTVAGCESEVWLVSEQRNGQWFFCVDSDARIVRGLIALVMSAFDGCSSEEILAFDIEGYFDQLGLIQHLSPSRGNGLKAIVDQIKEQVQ; this is encoded by the coding sequence ATGAGCTTTGTTACAACACCATTTACAAAAGAAATAACAACGTTTGATGTTATTGCCACCATGCAGAACTTTAAAGGTTGGGAAGAAAAGTACCGCCAAGTTATTCAGTGGGGCAAGTTATTACCCAAGATGCCAGAAGAATTTAAAACTGCACAGGTGACGGTTGCTGGCTGTGAAAGTGAGGTTTGGCTGGTTAGCGAACAGCGAAATGGGCAATGGTTTTTCTGTGTCGATTCTGACGCACGCATTGTACGTGGTTTGATAGCTTTGGTTATGTCTGCTTTCGATGGTTGTTCAAGTGAAGAAATACTCGCTTTTGATATTGAAGGCTACTTTGATCAACTAGGCTTGATTCAGCATTTGAGCCCTTCTAGGGGGAATGGTCTTAAAGCGATAGTTGATCAGATAAAAGAACAGGTCCAATAA
- the csdA gene encoding cysteine desulfurase CsdA has translation MFDAYQVRKQFPSLANQDSLIYLDSAATTQKPTAVIDAIKHYYQTQNANVHRGSHSLTANATSKFEAARKTVQAYIQAKSEKEVIWTRGATEAINLIAQTYARTNLQPGDEILVSEMEHHANIVPWQIVAQQTGATVVKVPIHKDCTFDMEAFNRLLSQKAKIVAVAHISNVTATRNPIEEIISLTHNVGAIAVIDGAQGIVHEQVNVSELDADFYLFSGHKLYAPTGIGVLYGKLDLLNAMPPWHGGGKMVEKVSFSGTTYSELPGKFEAGTPNIAGAIALAAAIKWLDSFSRIEIEQHIHRLQEMTYKVLCELEDIRVIGFQPQSSLISFIMEGVHHQDIATLLDQQGIAVRAGHHCAHPLMDALGLKGTVRISFGIYNTVEEVEKLILAIKKAIDML, from the coding sequence ATGTTTGATGCCTATCAGGTGCGCAAGCAGTTCCCTTCGTTAGCAAACCAAGATTCTTTGATTTATTTAGATAGTGCCGCAACAACACAAAAGCCAACAGCCGTTATCGACGCAATTAAGCACTATTACCAAACACAAAATGCCAATGTGCATAGGGGAAGCCATAGTTTAACGGCAAATGCCACATCAAAATTTGAAGCGGCAAGAAAAACGGTTCAGGCTTATATACAGGCAAAATCAGAGAAAGAGGTCATCTGGACACGCGGTGCAACAGAGGCGATAAACCTTATTGCCCAAACCTACGCCAGAACAAATCTCCAACCAGGGGATGAGATTTTAGTCAGCGAAATGGAGCACCATGCCAATATTGTTCCTTGGCAGATTGTCGCTCAACAAACAGGAGCAACGGTTGTTAAGGTACCTATCCATAAAGATTGCACATTCGATATGGAGGCCTTCAATCGGCTACTTTCACAAAAAGCAAAAATAGTCGCGGTGGCTCATATTAGCAATGTTACCGCCACCCGTAATCCCATCGAAGAGATTATTTCTCTTACCCACAATGTGGGAGCGATTGCGGTCATTGACGGCGCACAAGGTATCGTCCACGAACAAGTCAACGTATCTGAATTGGACGCTGATTTTTATCTGTTCTCTGGTCATAAACTTTACGCTCCAACTGGTATTGGGGTTCTATACGGAAAGCTAGATTTACTCAACGCGATGCCTCCTTGGCACGGCGGTGGAAAGATGGTCGAAAAAGTCTCATTTTCTGGTACTACATATTCTGAGTTACCGGGGAAATTTGAGGCTGGAACGCCGAATATTGCTGGTGCTATAGCATTAGCAGCCGCGATAAAATGGTTAGACAGCTTCTCGCGTATTGAAATCGAACAACACATCCACCGATTGCAAGAAATGACCTACAAAGTCTTATGTGAACTTGAGGATATTCGTGTAATTGGCTTTCAACCCCAAAGCTCGCTTATTAGTTTCATTATGGAAGGTGTCCATCATCAAGACATCGCTACCTTACTCGACCAACAAGGAATTGCCGTTCGTGCAGGGCATCACTGTGCTCACCCTTTAATGGATGCACTTGGACTTAAAGGAACGGTTCGTATTTCATTTGGGATTTATAATACGGTTGAAGAGGTAGAAAAATTGATTTTAGCCATTAAAAAGGCTATCGATATGCTTTAA